The proteins below are encoded in one region of Saccopteryx leptura isolate mSacLep1 chromosome 1, mSacLep1_pri_phased_curated, whole genome shotgun sequence:
- the LOC136387529 gene encoding adhesion G protein-coupled receptor F4-like yields the protein MKSQPFVICCLLLFLSTECSHYRIKIHRKDGDKFQHPEEKPMTGKIQEKCQGPCVTSSNCSQPCAQQFRGEIGFTCHQNQWQKSTETCTSLSVEILFKDLNSASRLSIAGPSLPLHILDFRAPEPTQSVVQGLRKNCPLDYACIIDVVKSSEATSGNIAFIVELLKNISTDLSDNVTQEKMKSYSKVANHILDTGTISNWAFIPDKNASSDLLQSVNLFARHLHNNNASEDIVDEPFIQMKGFHINRRTSETSFRFSGIMNNTTESILGMIEIPERELWKLPPNASQAVSVAFPTLGAVLEEAHLRNVSLPRPVNGLVLSVILPENLQQVLLTFEKINKSRSARAQCVGWHSRRRRWDRNACETTLDVTNKVKCRCNYTNAVMSFSILMSPKSIDNKILDYITCIGLSISILSLVLCLLIEAMVWSQVVVTEISYMRHVCIVNIAVSLLAANVWFIISSNFSKKAQDHNWCVAMTFFSHFFYLSLFFWMLFKALLIIYGILVVFHRMMKSCMMAIGFAVGYGSPLIIAVITVAITLPKKGYVRHDACWLNWDNTKALLAFAIPALVIVAVNLIVVFVVAISTQRPLIGSSKSQDVTIIRRISKNVAILTPLLGLTWGFGIATLIEGTSLIFHIIFALLNAFQGFFILLFGTIMDHKIREALRMRMSPLKGRSRAAENASLSPTNGSKLMHR from the exons AGAAATGCCAGGGGCCTTGTGTCACTTCATCCAACTGCAGCCAGCCCTGTGCTCAGCAGTTTCGTGGAGAAATAGGGTTTACATGTCATCAAAACCAGTGGCAGAAATCAACCGAGACATGTACAAGCCTCTCTGTGGAGATACTCTTTAAG gacTTGAACAGCGCGTCCCGCCTGTCCATCGCGGGGCCCTCGCTACCTCTGCACATCCTCGACTTCCGCGCTCCGGAGCCCACGCAGAGCGTAGTGCAAGGACTCCGCAAGAACTGTCCCCTGGACTACGCCTGCATAATTGATGTTGTGAAATCCTCAGAAGCCACATCAGGAAACATTGCATTTATTGTggagttattaaaaaatatttctactgaCTTGTCTGATAATGTTACCCAAGAGAAAATGAAG AGCTATAGCAAAGTGGCCAACCACATTCTTGATACAGGAACCATTTCAAATTGGGCTTTCATTCCTGACAAAAACGCCAGCTCGGACTTGCTGCAGTCAGTGAATTTGTTTGCTCGGCACCTGCACAACAACAATGCGTCTGAGGACATCGTGGATGAGCCCTTCATTCAGATGAAGGGGTTTCACATCAACCGCAGAACCTCCGAGACGAGTTTCCGGTTCTCCGGGATCATGAACAATACAACAGAGAGTATCTTAGGAATGATTGAGATCCCCGAGCGCGAGCTGTGGAAGCTGCCACCAAACGCGTCCCAGGCCGTCAGCGTAGCTTTCCCCACCTTGGGGGCTGTTCTCGAAGAAGCCCACTTGCGAAATGTGAGTCTTCCCAGGCCGGTGAACGGTCTGGTCCTTTCGGTGATTTTACCAGAAAACTTACAGCAAGTCTTACTCACATTTGAGAAGATCAATAAATCCCGGAGTGCCAGGGCTCAGTGTGTGGGCTGGCACtccaggagaaggagatgggacaGGAACGCGTGTGAAACGACGCTGGATGTCACCAACAAAGTGAAATGCCGCTGTAACTACACCAACGCCGTCATGTCATTTTCCATTCTGATGTCCCCCAAATCTATAGATAACAAAATCCTGGACTACATCACATGCATTGGGCTCAGCATCTCCATCCTTAGCCTGGTCCTTTGCCTGCTCATTGAAGCCATGGTGTGGTCCCAGGTGGTTGTGACAGAGATCTCATACATGCGTCACGTGTGCATCGTGAACATAGCCGTGTCGCTCCTGGCTGCCAACGTGTGGTTCATCATCTCCTCTAACTTCAGCAAAAAGGCCCAGGACCACAACTGGTGTGTTGCAATGACATTTTTTAGCCACTTTTTCTacctctctttgtttttctggATGCTCTTCAAAGCACTGCTCATCATCTATGGGATATTGGTCGTTTTTCATAGGATGATGAAGTCTTGCATGATGGCCATAGGCTTTGCCGTTGGCTATGGATCCCCGTTGATCATTGCTGTCATCACTGTTGCTATCACCCTGCCAAAGAAAGGCTACGTGAGACATGATGCCTGTTGGCTTAACTGGGACAATACCAAAGCCCTTTTAGCATTCGCCATCCCCGCCTTGGTCATTGTGGCTGTGAATCTTATTGTAGTTTTCGTTGTTGCTATCAGCACTCAGAGGCCCTTGATTGGCAGTTCCAAGTCTCAAGATGTGACCATAATTAGGAGGATCAGTAAAAATGTTGCCATCCTCACCCCACTGCTGGGACTGACCTGGGGTTTTGGAATAGCCACCCTCATCGAAGGCACCTCCTTGATATTCCACATAATCTTTGCCCTGCTCAATGCTTTCCAG GGGTTTTTCATCTTGCTATTTGGAACCATTATGGACCACAAG ATCAGAGAGGCTTTGAGGATGAGGATGTCTCCACTGAAGGGACGATCAAGAGCAGCAGAG AATGCATCTTTAAGCCCAACTAATGGATCTAAATTAATGCACCGTTAA